A window of Methanobacteriales archaeon HGW-Methanobacteriales-1 contains these coding sequences:
- a CDS encoding transcriptional regulator — protein sequence MKTRIRYLRQELGISQQDLAKQVGVTRQTINALENGRYNPSLLVAHKITKILGCSHIEDVFLIE from the coding sequence ATGAAAACTAGAATAAGGTATCTGCGTCAGGAATTGGGCATTAGTCAGCAAGACCTGGCTAAGCAAGTTGGGGTGACCAGACAAACCATCAATGCACTGGAGAATGGTAGATATAATCCCTCCTTATTGGTGGCCCATAAAATAACCAAAATACTGGGATGTTCCCATATTGAAGATGTATTTTTAATTGAATAG
- a CDS encoding DNA-3-methyladenine glycosylase 2 family protein, producing the protein MVNDIMNFKIKPVPPFDFELSTKIFLNDNEIAKFENNKFEHLITLKNTPLLLEIESMGTVHKPELSLTLQSDTDISDENAQLAVNTVKKMFNLDFDLEPFYNDSQQDNILSKLIPQLIGLRSPVTASVFESLVSTIIEQQISLIVAKNSERKMIKRFGSTLKREGHNYYAYPTPKQLNNVSIHELKECGLTLRKTEYIKSIAESIETGVLDLEKFKDYTDNQKIIDELCEIRGIGLWTAEFVLIRGLSRPEAFPADDIGIRRIISHFYCDDKKISNPEARLIAEKWGKWKGLASYYLVMAEMLDIKI; encoded by the coding sequence ATGGTGAATGATATTATGAACTTTAAAATCAAACCAGTTCCTCCTTTTGACTTTGAATTAAGTACTAAAATATTTTTAAATGATAATGAAATTGCTAAATTTGAAAATAATAAATTTGAACATTTAATTACACTTAAAAACACTCCCCTTCTCCTGGAAATAGAATCAATGGGAACCGTTCATAAACCAGAATTATCTCTGACTCTTCAATCAGATACAGATATTTCAGATGAAAATGCTCAATTAGCTGTAAATACTGTTAAAAAAATGTTTAACCTGGATTTTGATCTGGAACCTTTCTATAATGATTCCCAGCAAGATAATATTCTTTCTAAACTGATTCCACAATTAATTGGTTTAAGAAGTCCGGTTACTGCATCTGTTTTTGAATCTCTGGTTTCTACAATTATTGAACAGCAGATATCTTTGATTGTTGCCAAAAATAGTGAAAGAAAAATGATCAAAAGATTTGGCAGCACTTTAAAGAGAGAAGGCCACAATTATTATGCATATCCAACACCCAAACAACTGAATAATGTTAGCATCCATGAACTTAAAGAATGTGGCCTAACTTTAAGAAAAACTGAATATATTAAGTCTATAGCAGAGAGTATAGAAACTGGTGTTTTAGATCTTGAAAAATTCAAAGATTATACAGATAACCAGAAAATAATTGATGAACTATGTGAAATAAGAGGAATAGGGCTTTGGACTGCTGAATTTGTTTTAATTAGAGGATTATCCCGACCAGAAGCATTTCCTGCAGATGATATTGGAATTAGAAGAATTATCTCTCATTTTTACTGTGATGACAAAAAAATAAGCAATCCAGAAGCACGATTAATAGCTGAAAAATGGGGAAAATGGAAAGGTTTGGCCAGTTATTATCTAGTAATGGCTGAAATGCTGGATATTAAAATTTAA
- a CDS encoding permease, whose protein sequence is MIDDLSIPPFLRQISILAIVIIFIMGLNFTAPIVAPILLSIFLAVIIVPFLLWLNKKGVPYNIAHLITIIGVIVLGLFIIDLFYVTIIQLKGQLPNLSISSSSILAGEANTVIQSIASTLASSGVSNLANIIENGFFVLLATVFLVYETPKMKERLIKALGKGNPKLDRILILIHEFIQYFVIRIRVNLFAAVGITIILFIPFGPNFAILWGLLTFILGFIPYIGIIIATILPALMAWAKYGLEGALAVVVLFAIINTIAESFIFPRQTSKGLQLSMYVVFVSLFLWGWILGPIGVFLAVPLTIVVVKYLENFEETRWLAFIMKSGEDDT, encoded by the coding sequence ATGATTGATGATTTGAGTATACCACCTTTCCTCAGGCAAATATCTATTTTAGCAATTGTTATCATATTTATCATGGGTTTAAATTTTACTGCACCAATTGTAGCCCCTATTTTGCTTTCCATATTCCTTGCAGTAATTATAGTGCCTTTTTTATTATGGCTTAACAAAAAAGGTGTGCCCTATAATATTGCACATTTAATAACTATTATAGGAGTTATTGTATTGGGCTTATTTATCATAGACTTATTTTATGTTACCATAATCCAATTGAAAGGGCAGTTACCCAATCTTTCAATAAGCTCGTCGTCAATTCTGGCAGGAGAGGCCAATACTGTCATTCAAAGTATTGCATCGACTTTAGCATCCAGTGGAGTAAGTAACTTAGCGAATATTATTGAGAATGGGTTTTTTGTACTTTTAGCAACTGTATTTTTAGTATATGAAACTCCAAAAATGAAAGAGAGACTTATAAAAGCTTTGGGAAAAGGTAATCCTAAATTAGATCGTATTCTTATTTTAATCCATGAATTTATTCAGTATTTTGTAATAAGAATTAGAGTTAATCTGTTTGCAGCCGTTGGAATAACTATTATTCTTTTTATTCCTTTTGGACCTAATTTTGCCATATTGTGGGGGCTTTTAACATTTATTCTTGGATTTATTCCATATATAGGTATTATAATTGCGACCATACTCCCGGCATTAATGGCCTGGGCCAAATATGGACTAGAAGGTGCTTTGGCTGTGGTAGTACTATTTGCTATTATCAATACCATTGCTGAAAGTTTTATTTTCCCTCGACAGACCAGCAAAGGACTTCAGCTTTCCATGTACGTAGTTTTCGTCTCATTATTCCTTTGGGGATGGATTTTAGGGCCAATCGGAGTATTTTTAGCTGTTCCCCTAACTATTGTTGTTGTTAAATATCTGGAAAACTTTGAGGAAACTCGTTGGTTAGCTTTTATCATGAAAAGCGGTGAAGATGATACTTAG
- the cofH gene encoding 7,8-didemethyl-8-hydroxy-5-deazariboflavin synthase subunit CofH: MEDIYDLSLAGEITKNDALNLLDSNPFQLFDVADKLRQEIVGDEVTYVVNRNIDITDKCMINCAFCSFRNSIGYEMTIEEILDSVGEAKDVGATEICLFGGIMPDMDVNYYCDIIEAIKNSYDIELHSLSPVEIFHAAQASQMSTKDALKSLKKAGLDTMTGASAEILVDSVRAKICPKKVSTAQWVQIIMEAHEVGIPTTSTIMYGTVETWEDRIDHLLILRDIQRKTNGFTELVPMTFLNENNKMGNESTGVSGMDDLKLHAISRVILGRDIPNIQASWIKIGTRMAQVALCCGANDLGGTMMEDKISIAAGASHGEHLASNKMKETITAIGRVPVERNTLYERV; this comes from the coding sequence ATGGAAGACATATATGATCTTTCTCTTGCGGGTGAGATTACAAAAAATGACGCTTTGAACTTACTAGACTCCAATCCATTCCAACTCTTTGATGTGGCTGATAAACTACGCCAGGAGATTGTAGGGGATGAAGTGACCTATGTAGTCAATAGAAACATTGACATCACAGATAAATGTATGATTAATTGTGCTTTTTGCTCCTTTAGAAACAGTATTGGATATGAAATGACCATTGAAGAAATATTAGATTCCGTGGGTGAAGCTAAAGATGTTGGGGCCACTGAAATATGCTTATTTGGTGGTATAATGCCAGATATGGATGTAAATTACTACTGTGATATTATTGAAGCTATTAAAAACAGCTATGATATTGAACTTCATAGTTTATCACCTGTAGAAATATTTCACGCCGCCCAAGCATCCCAAATGAGTACCAAAGATGCACTAAAATCTTTAAAAAAAGCTGGTCTGGATACCATGACTGGTGCATCAGCAGAGATTCTGGTTGATTCTGTCCGGGCCAAAATATGTCCAAAAAAAGTTTCAACTGCACAGTGGGTTCAAATCATTATGGAGGCCCATGAAGTTGGTATTCCCACCACTTCCACCATTATGTACGGCACGGTGGAAACCTGGGAAGATCGTATAGATCACTTATTAATATTAAGGGATATACAGCGAAAAACTAATGGGTTCACTGAATTAGTTCCTATGACCTTCTTAAATGAAAATAACAAGATGGGTAATGAATCTACAGGGGTTAGTGGAATGGATGATTTAAAGTTGCATGCTATATCAAGAGTGATTCTTGGTCGAGATATACCAAATATTCAAGCTTCCTGGATAAAAATAGGAACTAGAATGGCCCAGGTAGCACTCTGTTGTGGGGCCAATGATTTAGGTGGTACTATGATGGAAGATAAAATATCCATAGCTGCGGGTGCATCCCATGGTGAACATTTAGCCAGTAATAAAATGAAAGAAACTATAACTGCAATTGGTCGTGTTCCAGTAGAACGAAATACTTTGTATGAACGGGTTTAA
- a CDS encoding SOUL heme-binding protein: MTESPAYTVENKDKDIEIRVYPGYILAQVDIEADFDKAMGLGFSILANYIFGGNKKKSNISMMAPVSGENISSSEKIAMTIPVTEEAIGSEKISMAAPVTEEDAGPHIYRISFTMPSKYTLETLPIPDDERIKFKEVKNQKMAVLRFKGRVHHKLANMEVEELKNWLEKNNIKAKTNFIIAQYNNPAVPGFLRRNEVMVEV; this comes from the coding sequence ATGACCGAAAGCCCAGCATATACTGTGGAAAATAAAGACAAAGATATTGAAATAAGAGTGTATCCCGGTTATATTCTAGCTCAAGTTGACATTGAAGCAGATTTTGATAAAGCCATGGGATTAGGATTTTCTATATTAGCTAATTACATATTTGGAGGTAATAAGAAAAAATCTAATATCTCCATGATGGCCCCCGTATCTGGAGAAAACATATCTTCCTCAGAAAAGATAGCTATGACCATACCAGTAACTGAAGAAGCAATAGGATCTGAAAAGATATCTATGGCTGCCCCAGTGACAGAAGAAGACGCAGGACCACATATTTATCGCATATCATTCACCATGCCATCTAAATATACTCTGGAAACTCTTCCCATACCAGATGATGAGCGAATAAAGTTTAAAGAAGTGAAAAATCAAAAAATGGCTGTTTTGAGATTCAAAGGTAGAGTGCATCATAAATTAGCAAATATGGAAGTTGAAGAGCTTAAAAATTGGTTAGAAAAAAATAATATAAAAGCAAAAACTAATTTCATAATAGCACAATACAATAACCCTGCTGTACCTGGTTTTTTAAGAAGAAATGAGGTGATGGTAGAAGTTTAG
- a CDS encoding MarR family transcriptional regulator — MDEEKLNQIVDDLYLFFPLFRKKLFKPNKMLKEKKIPRSHYHILKVLKKKGELSISEISRMIHISKSNMTSLIDKLVVEGLAERLRDENDRRVINIAITEEGLHILDDWKKQTNNEIKMNLSSLSEEDLQKFYDSVENIKIILSKMSND; from the coding sequence ATGGATGAGGAAAAATTAAACCAGATTGTGGATGATTTATACTTGTTTTTTCCACTATTTAGAAAAAAACTTTTTAAACCTAATAAAATGCTAAAAGAGAAAAAAATACCCCGTTCTCATTATCATATATTGAAAGTTCTTAAAAAAAAAGGCGAACTCTCAATATCGGAGATAAGTAGAATGATTCATATATCAAAATCAAATATGACTTCTTTAATTGATAAACTTGTTGTGGAAGGTCTAGCAGAAAGATTACGTGATGAAAATGATAGAAGAGTTATAAATATTGCCATAACCGAAGAAGGTTTGCATATATTAGATGACTGGAAAAAGCAAACCAATAATGAAATTAAAATGAATCTTTCATCACTATCTGAAGAAGATCTTCAAAAATTCTATGATTCCGTTGAAAATATTAAAATCATACTCTCCAAAATGAGTAATGATTAA
- a CDS encoding SAM-dependent methyltransferase — protein MIKKNSQILENPLQDIDWPYYWKRDLKSLPQHNKKKNWDNIASKFKKWMEKDDYPERLLSKVKTQPNFTVLDIGCGEGVITVPMAQKVSKVTGIDLSRKMLEILKEKADKEALNNLECFEGDFSDINLENMGHYDVIIASRCLNGIMDIEKLLKNINQMADYVYITLWGPTSRDYENEARDILNKEHPQYPEYIYIYNLLFQMGIVANVEKLECGTINAYNDLDEAVDRYRWKMGGLTSEESEILRNHLDKTLIKKEDGTLENPHEKPDWILIWWKND, from the coding sequence ATGATAAAAAAAAATTCGCAAATATTAGAAAACCCTCTGCAAGATATTGACTGGCCTTATTACTGGAAGAGGGATTTAAAAAGTCTTCCACAGCACAATAAAAAGAAAAACTGGGACAATATCGCTTCAAAATTCAAAAAATGGATGGAAAAAGATGACTATCCTGAAAGATTACTGAGTAAAGTAAAAACCCAACCTAATTTCACTGTACTGGATATTGGATGCGGGGAAGGTGTAATAACAGTGCCTATGGCCCAAAAAGTTTCAAAAGTAACTGGTATTGATTTATCCAGGAAAATGCTTGAAATATTAAAGGAAAAAGCTGATAAAGAAGCATTAAATAATTTAGAATGCTTTGAAGGGGATTTTAGTGATATAAATCTGGAAAATATGGGCCATTATGATGTTATTATTGCTTCCAGATGTTTAAATGGTATAATGGATATTGAAAAACTTTTAAAAAATATAAATCAAATGGCTGATTATGTTTATATCACTCTATGGGGCCCAACCAGCCGAGATTATGAGAATGAAGCACGTGATATCCTCAACAAAGAACATCCACAATACCCAGAATATATTTACATTTATAACCTGCTTTTTCAAATGGGCATAGTTGCTAATGTGGAAAAACTGGAATGTGGGACCATTAATGCCTACAACGACCTGGATGAAGCTGTTGATAGGTATCGATGGAAAATGGGTGGTCTAACTAGTGAAGAATCAGAAATTCTTCGAAATCATCTGGATAAAACATTAATTAAAAAAGAAGATGGAACTTTAGAAAACCCGCACGAGAAGCCAGACTGGATTTTAATCTGGTGGAAAAATGATTAA
- a CDS encoding histidine kinase, producing the protein MNKSKSNKIKPRRTAFKITLIYFVVSTIWIISSDQLLSLLVTNSHLSTIFAIVKGTVFIILTSILIYFLVFRNLDSIKESEERFFKAFSTNPIAIILTEEDGRIIDANESYLELTGFEKNEIIGVTSTKLSITSEKVRNILIEEFREKGEIKDLEAEINIKSGEKRTVLVTTESMLIEGKNRNINYLYDITERKKAVNKLESSLNEKEALLREVHHRVKNNLQIISSLLNLQSNYVEDDFKDILLVTQSRIRSMAMIHSKMYNSNDLTHIHIKNYIDGFLSDLFYLYGVDKTIITLNTDIEDLEMGIDTAIPLGLIINELIINILKHAFPNNQRGNILISLKTMDDKFILKICDNGVGLPEKIISDYSENLGLQLVNNLVEQIEGSMEISTMNGTEFKIKFKELIYKKRI; encoded by the coding sequence ATGAATAAATCTAAATCCAATAAAATAAAACCGCGCAGAACTGCCTTTAAAATTACATTAATTTATTTTGTAGTTAGTACTATCTGGATAATAAGCTCAGATCAATTATTAAGTTTATTGGTCACTAATTCTCATCTTTCAACAATTTTTGCCATTGTAAAAGGAACGGTTTTCATAATTCTTACTTCTATTTTGATTTATTTTTTAGTATTTCGTAATTTAGATTCTATTAAAGAAAGTGAAGAGAGATTTTTTAAAGCTTTTAGTACTAATCCCATAGCTATTATTCTAACTGAAGAAGATGGGAGAATTATAGATGCTAATGAAAGTTATTTAGAATTAACTGGCTTTGAAAAGAATGAAATCATAGGTGTAACTTCTACAAAATTGAGTATAACCAGTGAAAAAGTAAGAAATATTTTAATTGAAGAATTTAGGGAAAAGGGAGAAATTAAAGATTTAGAAGCTGAAATAAACATTAAATCTGGTGAAAAACGTACCGTATTGGTTACCACCGAGTCTATGCTTATTGAAGGTAAAAACAGGAATATAAATTATTTATATGATATTACTGAACGAAAAAAAGCAGTAAACAAATTAGAATCATCATTAAATGAAAAAGAGGCCTTACTTCGTGAAGTTCATCATAGAGTGAAAAATAATCTTCAGATAATCTCTAGTTTACTTAATCTACAGTCAAATTATGTAGAAGATGATTTCAAAGATATTTTACTGGTTACTCAAAGTAGAATCAGATCCATGGCCATGATTCACTCTAAAATGTATAATTCCAATGATTTAACTCATATACATATTAAAAATTATATAGATGGCTTTTTATCAGACCTATTTTATTTATATGGCGTTGATAAAACAATTATTACTCTAAATACGGATATAGAAGATTTAGAAATGGGAATCGATACTGCTATACCTTTGGGATTAATTATAAATGAATTAATTATAAATATTTTAAAACACGCTTTTCCAAATAATCAAAGAGGAAATATATTAATAAGCCTTAAAACGATGGATGATAAATTTATATTAAAAATTTGTGATAATGGTGTGGGTTTACCAGAAAAGATAATCTCAGATTATTCTGAAAATTTAGGTTTACAATTGGTAAATAATTTAGTAGAACAAATCGAGGGATCCATGGAAATATCCACAATGAATGGAACGGAGTTTAAAATTAAATTTAAAGAGTTAATTTATAAAAAAAGAATATAA
- a CDS encoding ABC transporter permease — MFNIIKNRIYSKENNKKWSLNIILISLPIVLFFLSFLIGRYPLSPLEVIMTILAKFIPTIHVPFTATTIVWEIRLPRIMAALMVGAALSVAGASFQGTFKNPLVSPDILGVSPGAGFGAAIAILLIGIPLFTQVSAFIWGLIAVSITYIMARSIKSSQMLIMVLSGMAIGSLFTALISLCKFMADPYEKLPQIVYWLMGSLASVDNSQVLMASIPIIFGIAILFILRWKLNVLAMGDEESKALGVETGKLRLIIIVCCTLITAAAVSISGIIGWVGLIIPHMSRMLVGPDHKHLLPATICLGASFLLLIDNISRTILITEVPLGVLTALIGAPFFLYLLRRGYDQWN, encoded by the coding sequence ATGTTTAATATTATAAAAAATAGAATTTATTCCAAAGAGAACAATAAAAAGTGGAGTTTGAATATAATATTAATTTCACTACCCATTGTTCTGTTTTTTTTATCTTTTCTCATTGGAAGATACCCTTTAAGTCCATTAGAAGTAATTATGACTATTTTGGCCAAATTTATTCCCACCATTCATGTTCCTTTTACCGCAACCACCATTGTCTGGGAAATTAGGTTACCTCGTATTATGGCAGCATTAATGGTGGGAGCTGCATTATCCGTGGCAGGGGCTTCTTTTCAAGGAACATTTAAAAATCCTCTGGTTTCTCCAGATATACTAGGGGTTTCACCGGGGGCTGGGTTTGGGGCGGCTATTGCTATATTGCTTATAGGAATACCACTTTTTACTCAGGTTTCAGCATTTATATGGGGTCTTATTGCTGTGAGTATCACCTATATCATGGCCCGTTCCATAAAAAGCTCACAGATGCTGATAATGGTGCTGAGTGGTATGGCCATTGGGTCTCTTTTTACAGCCCTTATATCTTTATGTAAATTTATGGCTGACCCTTATGAGAAATTACCTCAAATTGTCTACTGGCTGATGGGTAGCCTGGCTTCAGTGGACAATAGTCAGGTTTTAATGGCATCTATACCTATTATTTTTGGAATAGCTATTCTTTTTATATTAAGATGGAAATTAAATGTTCTAGCCATGGGTGATGAAGAATCAAAAGCATTAGGTGTGGAAACTGGAAAATTACGTTTAATCATTATTGTTTGTTGTACCTTGATAACTGCTGCTGCAGTATCTATTAGTGGAATTATTGGTTGGGTGGGTTTAATTATACCTCACATGAGTCGTATGCTGGTGGGTCCAGATCACAAACATTTACTTCCGGCCACTATTTGTTTAGGAGCTTCTTTTTTGTTATTGATAGATAATATATCCAGAACAATATTGATAACTGAGGTTCCTCTTGGGGTTTTAACTGCTTTGATTGGAGCACCATTCTTTTTATATCTTTTAAGGAGAGGATATGACCAATGGAATTAA
- a CDS encoding iron ABC transporter substrate-binding protein, producing MNKNYFVLMAAILLIIASCIGYYLSENGSLMGNGQQNITDMANRTLTVPSPITKVLSTSPTTTVMVYMIAPEKLQAFNYQTTADEQKYMPDQYQSLPSVGGWYGAQSGSYEQFIAMDPDIIFESVTPSNSTSQEASSLSTLQERQQKFGSIPVVGVTDTSNFTTFNPSITCLGKILDCKDKATKLAAFNDKVQKEVTDVVSKIPDSEKVKVYYAEGTDGLKTDPAGSVHGQLIDFCGGKNVADIQIQGGMGQTSVSMEQVLKWNPEVIITTDPTFFKSVYKNSNWKGVSAVKNKKVYLSPQSPFKWFDRPTGANMIIGIPWVAKILYPDKFNNLDLNAKVKEFYSEFYHYQLSDDEVNSILKGSGM from the coding sequence ATGAATAAAAATTACTTTGTTTTGATGGCAGCAATATTACTCATTATTGCATCTTGCATTGGATATTATTTAAGTGAAAATGGTTCTTTAATGGGAAATGGCCAGCAAAACATAACTGACATGGCTAATAGGACTTTGACGGTTCCATCCCCCATTACCAAAGTTCTCTCTACATCACCCACTACTACAGTAATGGTTTATATGATAGCCCCTGAAAAATTGCAAGCTTTCAATTATCAAACCACAGCAGATGAACAGAAATACATGCCAGATCAATACCAGAGTCTTCCCTCTGTTGGTGGATGGTATGGAGCACAATCGGGCAGTTATGAACAGTTCATTGCCATGGATCCCGATATCATATTTGAAAGTGTAACACCATCTAATTCCACCTCTCAGGAAGCATCTTCACTTTCCACACTACAAGAGAGACAGCAAAAATTCGGTTCAATACCGGTGGTGGGTGTAACTGATACCAGTAACTTCACCACTTTTAATCCTTCTATCACCTGCCTGGGAAAAATACTGGATTGCAAAGATAAAGCTACTAAATTAGCGGCATTTAATGATAAAGTTCAAAAAGAGGTCACAGATGTAGTATCAAAAATACCAGATAGTGAAAAAGTGAAGGTTTATTATGCGGAAGGTACTGACGGCCTTAAAACAGATCCTGCAGGTTCGGTACATGGACAATTAATTGATTTTTGTGGTGGAAAAAATGTGGCTGACATTCAAATTCAGGGCGGGATGGGACAAACTAGTGTGTCCATGGAACAGGTCTTAAAATGGAATCCGGAAGTGATTATTACCACCGATCCCACCTTCTTCAAAAGTGTTTATAAAAATTCTAACTGGAAAGGAGTAAGTGCCGTTAAAAATAAAAAAGTCTATCTTTCTCCCCAATCTCCATTTAAATGGTTTGACCGACCTACTGGGGCAAATATGATTATCGGAATTCCGTGGGTCGCTAAAATACTCTATCCTGATAAATTTAATAACCTTGATTTGAATGCTAAGGTGAAAGAATTCTACTCAGAATTTTATCACTATCAATTAAGTGATGATGAGGTAAATAGCATCCTGAAAGGATCTGGAATGTAA
- a CDS encoding iron ABC transporter ATP-binding protein, whose amino-acid sequence MSILEIKNATFSYDNVLNTFEDINLSVDRGDVVCILGPNGCGKTTLIKCLNNLHELKKGNILINGDNIKNIKQKIIAQNIGYIPQGHVSTFAFKVIDVVLMGRAPHLDFLDSPNDEDYHKAEEALKKFGIYDLKDNPYTSLSGGEQQLVFFARVIAQEPRILLLDEPTSHLDFGNQLKTLDIISKLAEDGLSIIMTSHFPDHAFISSNKVAIMKDHRFLGVGKPEEIINKENMEKIYGIEVEIMDISPNRKICVPLKTI is encoded by the coding sequence TTGAGTATATTAGAAATTAAAAATGCTACATTTTCCTATGATAATGTTTTGAACACATTTGAGGACATTAATTTAAGCGTGGATAGGGGAGATGTTGTATGCATACTGGGCCCTAATGGTTGTGGTAAAACCACTCTCATTAAGTGTTTGAATAACCTGCATGAATTAAAAAAAGGGAACATTCTCATTAATGGAGATAATATTAAAAATATAAAACAAAAAATAATCGCTCAAAATATTGGATATATTCCTCAGGGACATGTTTCAACCTTTGCTTTTAAAGTAATTGACGTGGTTTTAATGGGTAGGGCCCCCCATTTAGACTTTTTAGATTCTCCAAATGATGAGGATTACCATAAAGCAGAAGAGGCTTTAAAGAAATTTGGAATTTATGATTTAAAGGATAATCCATACACCTCTTTAAGTGGAGGAGAACAACAGCTTGTTTTTTTTGCCAGAGTCATTGCCCAGGAACCCCGTATACTTTTACTGGATGAGCCTACATCACATCTTGATTTCGGTAATCAATTGAAAACTCTCGATATTATTTCAAAATTAGCTGAAGATGGCCTTTCCATAATCATGACCTCTCATTTTCCAGATCATGCTTTTATCTCATCAAATAAAGTGGCAATAATGAAAGATCATAGATTTTTAGGAGTTGGTAAACCAGAAGAAATCATAAATAAAGAGAATATGGAAAAAATATACGGAATTGAGGTTGAAATTATGGATATAAGTCCTAATAGGAAGATTTGTGTTCCATTGAAGACTATTTAA
- a CDS encoding flagellar motor protein MotA: MIILGSEILSNFLHLIAESLLIPVVIVLISFIIFAILSLGGFITEKFSRDKFGVEKTEKLVRAISKSTNPDEMKEKVQSSELPGDHKKILTTIISNYDIGPKARKALATKLIEEEELQYSNITQKTDILVRLGPTMGLMGTLIPLGPGLAALGDGDINKLAQSLMIAFDSTVTGLAAASIGFIISRYRKKWYGDDLSILEAIVDSTLEVLDECQIRKGDF, from the coding sequence ATGATAATTTTGGGAAGTGAAATTTTAAGCAATTTTCTGCATTTAATAGCAGAGAGCTTACTTATACCTGTGGTAATTGTACTTATATCATTTATAATATTTGCAATATTAAGTTTAGGAGGATTTATAACCGAAAAATTTTCAAGGGATAAATTTGGGGTGGAAAAAACTGAAAAACTGGTACGGGCCATTTCAAAATCTACTAATCCTGATGAAATGAAAGAAAAAGTTCAAAGTAGTGAACTTCCAGGTGATCATAAAAAAATACTGACAACCATTATATCTAATTATGATATTGGCCCAAAAGCAAGAAAAGCGCTTGCTACAAAATTAATTGAAGAAGAAGAACTTCAATATTCCAATATAACTCAAAAAACAGATATATTAGTTAGATTAGGACCAACTATGGGACTTATGGGAACTCTGATTCCATTAGGTCCAGGTTTAGCTGCTTTAGGTGATGGTGATATAAATAAACTGGCACAATCATTGATGATAGCCTTTGATTCCACAGTAACTGGTCTGGCAGCAGCTTCAATAGGTTTCATCATATCTCGATATCGGAAAAAGTGGTATGGCGATGATCTTTCGATTTTGGAGGCCATTGTTGATTCCACACTGGAGGTGTTAGATGAATGTCAAATAAGAAAAGGCGATTTTTAG
- a CDS encoding formylmethanofuran dehydrogenase produces MELLEKAGQFHGDICGGIVMGTKLAIYGMETMGMVPGKKDKRLIVYTEIDRCISDAILSVTRTSLGKKSLKPMGYGKFAATFVNIDTGEALRVIDLKANKKKQYEDETIEERIKRIDKTPAEDLFRIEKVSVKIDKNDLPGKPLEIVNCSECGEVVMDGKHHLKGGKAFCTSCAKGSYYALIDE; encoded by the coding sequence ATGGAATTACTTGAAAAAGCAGGCCAGTTTCATGGGGATATTTGTGGTGGAATCGTTATGGGAACCAAATTAGCAATTTATGGTATGGAAACCATGGGAATGGTTCCTGGAAAAAAAGATAAACGGTTAATTGTGTATACTGAAATTGATCGATGCATATCTGATGCTATTTTATCAGTAACCAGAACTTCGCTGGGTAAAAAATCACTAAAGCCTATGGGTTATGGAAAGTTCGCAGCTACCTTTGTTAATATAGATACTGGAGAAGCCCTCCGGGTCATAGATCTTAAGGCCAATAAAAAGAAGCAATATGAAGATGAAACCATTGAAGAGAGAATTAAAAGGATAGATAAAACTCCTGCCGAAGATCTCTTTAGAATAGAAAAAGTATCAGTCAAAATAGATAAAAATGATTTACCTGGTAAGCCCTTGGAGATAGTTAATTGTAGTGAGTGTGGGGAAGTGGTAATGGATGGAAAACATCATTTAAAAGGCGGAAAAGCATTTTGTACATCCTGTGCTAAAGGTTCATATTATGCTCTAATTGATGAATGA